CGAAAGTGCCGACCACACTGCCGTCGTCGCGCTTGAGCACGCGGATCTCGTTGTTGGCGCCGTCGGCGTTGAGCAGATAGGTCTGCTTCGGATCGGGCCACAGCGCGAGATCGAACACCGCGCCGTCGCCGCGGGTGTTCTTCTCGTAGAACCATTCCCTGACAAAGGTGCCGTTCTTCTGGAACACCTGGATGCGGTCCTGGCTGCGGTCACAGACATAGACCAGCCCGTCATTGGCGATCTTGATGCAATGCACGGGATTGCCGAACTGCTCCTGCACCGCGGCGCTCGGATCGTATGGCGGCTGCTTGTCGTCGGTGGGCAGCTTGCCATAGCCGCCCCAGTGCCGCTTGTAGGCGAGCGTGGTGGCGTCGAACACGATGACGCGGCGGTTGCCGTAGCCGTCGGCGATGTAGAGTTCGTTGGCATCCTTGTCGATCGCCATCTCGGCGGGGCGGCCGAGCTGCGTGGTGTCGTTGCTGTTGGTGCGGGTTGCGATCTTGCCGATCTGACCGAGATATTTGCCGTCGAGCGTGAACTTCAGGATTTCGCTGTCGTCATCGGCATTGCCGCCGATCCACACGAAGCCGCGCTCGTCGACCTCGATGCCGTGCTCGCGGCCGACCCATTGATAGCCGTCGCCGGGGCCGCCCCACGATCGCAGCAGGTTGCCGTCGACGTCGAACTCCAGCACCGGCGGCGCCGCTACGCAGCATTTCGCGCGCGGCGGCGTGAGGCTCGCCGCCTTCTCGCCGTCGGTCAGCGAGCGTGGCCGGTGCACCACCCAGATGTGGCCCTGCCAGTCGACGGTGATGCCGCCGACCTGGCCGATGATCCAGTTGTTGGGCAGTTGCTTCGGCCATGACGGGTCGACCGCGAAGGTCGGGACGTCGCCCGCCCGGGCGGGCGCGGGCGGCATGAGAAGCGCTGATGATGCGATGCCGGCGGAGAGAAACAATCCAGTGAGAATGGAGCGCGCGCGATTGAACGTCGGCGTCATGATGCCTCCCGAGATTTTTCTTGGCGGTGGTGCCGCTGGGAGGGCAGTCAATCGCGGGGCGGGGACGGAGTCAATTGCATGGCAGAGGCAAGCCGACGCGTCACAGGTGTCATCGCCCGCTCGACCGGGCGATCCAGTACGCCGTGGCCCATCGGCTCAAGCACGGACGTCTCTGGAATACTGGATCACCCGCTTTCGCATGCGCGGGTGATGACAGTCGAAGGCGCGCTCGCTGTAACCGACTCACGCCGGCGGCTGAAATGTCCGCAGCGTGCGTGCCTTGTAGTCGTAGAGCTTGCCGGTTTCGGTCCACTCCGGCGAGCACATCGGGACGATGAATTCGGCGGCCATGTCGGGCGTATCGAGCGTCATCGGGTCTTCGCCGGGAAATACCTGCGCGCGCATCCGGGTGCGGATCGGGCCGGGGCTGAACAGATTGACGCGCAGCGCCGTGTTGGCGGTCTCGTTGGCCCAGGAGCGCACCAGCGCGTCCAGGGCGGCCTTCGAGGCGGCATAGGGCCCAAGATAGGCGCTGGCCTTGTGCGCCACGCCCGAGGTCACGAACACCGCGCGGCCGGCGTCGGACTGGCGCAGCAGCGGGTCCATGCAGCGGATCAGCTGGAAGTTGGCGGTGACGTTGATCGCCATCACGTCGTTCCACGGCTTCAGCTCGATATGGCCGAGCGGCGACGACGGTCCGGCCGTGCCGGCATTGCCGACCAGGATGTCGAGCTTGCCGTGGCGCTCATGCAGCGCGAGCCCGAGCCGCGCGATGCCCTCGTAATCGGTCAGCGACAGCGGCACCAGCGTGGCGCTGCCGCCGTCCTTGCGGATCTCGTCGTCGAGCTCTTCCAGCCCGCCCTGCGTGCGCGCCACCGCCACCACATGCGCGCCGGCTTTTGCAAGGGCGACTGATGTCGCATAGCCGATGCCGCGCGATGCGCCGGTCACGAGGGCAATCCGGGAGGCGAGGGGTTTTGTCATGTCTGTCTGTCCGCGTCTTTGCCGGGGGTATTACAGACAGAAATGGCCGGGACAAGCCCGGCCATGATGAATTCCAACACCACCGAAGCTCACAAACCGCCGCCTTGATCCATATTGGCGCTGTTGGTCCCGTTGCCCGAGCTGTCGGGTGTCACCTTCATGCCCTGGCGGAAGGCAAATACGATGAAGCCAACCAGCAGCACCCCACAGAGAATGCCGATGATCGGTTGCATGGCCTTGTTCCGTCAGCTGGCCTCCGCCAGCAGCGAGAGCTGGCGCGGCGAGGGCTCGGTCTCGCTCTGGTCGGTGAGATGGGTCGGATAGGCGCCGGTGAAGCAATGGTCGGCGAACTTCGGGCTGGCGGGATCGCGTCCCTCATAGCCCATCGCGCGGTACATGCCGTCGATCGACAGGAAGGCGAGCGAGTCGGCGCCGATGATGTCGCGCATTTCCTCGAGCGAATGGGTCGCAGCCAGCAGGCCACCGCGATCGGGGAGGTCGATGCCGTAATAGTCGGGATAGAGGATCGGCGGCGAGGCGAGGCGGAAATGCACCTCGCGGGCACCGGCGTCGCGCATCATGCGCACGATCTTCTTCGAGGTGGTGCCGCGCACCAGGCTGTCGTCGATCAGGATGATGCGCTTGCCCTCGATCGCGGCGCGGTTGGCCGAATGCTTCATGCGCACGCCGAGCTCGCGCACGGTCTGGGTCGGCTGGATGAAGGTGCGGCCGACATAGTGGTTGCGGATGATGCCGAGCTCGAACGGCACGCCGGAATACTGGCTGTAGCCGACCGCGGCGGGCACGCCGGAATCCGGCACCGGCACCACGACGTCGACCTCGGGATGGCTCTCGCGCGCAAGCTGGGCGCCGAACGCCTTGCGCACGTCGTAGACCGAGCGGCCGCCGACGATCGAATCCGGCCGCGCGAAATAGATGTATTCGAAGATGCAGGGCCGCGCCGGCTTCGGCGGGAACGGCTTGTGGCTGTGCGCGCCTTTCTCGTCGAACACGATGATCTCGCCGGGCTCGATGTCGCGGACGTATTTGGCGCCGATCATGTCGAGCGCGCAGGTCTCCGAGGTCAGGATCGGATGGCCGTCGAGATCGCCGAGCACGAGCGGTCGGATGCCGAGCGGGTCGCGCGCGCCGACCAGCTTCTTGTTGGTCAGCGCCACCAGCGCATAGGCGCCCTCGATGGCGCGCAGCGCCTCAATGAAACGATCGATGAAGCGGGTGCGCTTGGACTGCGCGACCAGATGCAGGATCACTTCGGTGTCGGTGGTCGACTGCATCAACGCGCCGCCCTTCACCAGCTCGCTGCGCAAGGTCAGGCCGTTGGTCAGGTTGCCGTTGTGGCCGACCGCGAACCCGCCGGCATTGAGCTCGGCGAACAACGGCTGCACGTTGCGCAGGCCCGTGCCGCCGGTCGTGGGATAGCGGACGTGGCCGACCGCGGCGCTGCCGGGCAGACGATCGATCACCTCACGGCGGGAGAAGGCGTCGCCGACCAGGCCGAGGCGGCGTTCACTGTGGAAGCGGCTGCCGTCGAACGAGACGATGCCGGCGGCTTCCTGGCCGCGGTGTTGCAGAGCGTGCAGGCCGAGCGCGGTGATCGCGGCGGCCTCGGAGTGGCCGAAGATGCCGAACACGCCGCATTCCTCGCGGAGCGTGTCGCCATCGAGATCGGGGTGGTAACGGAAATCGTTGTCCCGGAGATGTTCCTGCAATTCCGTCGGGCCGAGGTCGAGATCCATCTGGTCGGCATGATCGGAAGGGGTTTGCATCTCGTTCATCGCCTCTCGTAAGGGCCCAAATAAGTTATCGGCCCGCGGGTTTCTCGATCAGCTTTTTCAAGCTGTCACGCGCAGGTTTGCTATAGCCATCACCCGACGCCGGCGTCGCCTGATCGTTGGTATCGGCCGCAGAATCGTCGTCTGGCTTATTCTTCTTGAACTTCTTTAAGATGGTGTTCTCGGGGTCGTCAGGCAAGAGCGACATCAGCCAATCCCCGGTTCCCTGCAGCACCACCCGGGACTTCGCCCCCGTGACCCAGTCGGGCCGCTGCTTGTCGGGAACCAGCCAGGTGAAGAACATGAACGCCACGACCACGATCAGCAGGCCGCGGGCGAGGCCGAACAGGAAGCCGAGGGTGCGGTCGAGCGCGCCGATCCGGGAATCCAGGATCATGTCCGAGATCCGCACCGTGATGATCGAGACCACGATCAGCGTGCCGATGAACACGCCGGCGACCACGACCACGGCGGCGACCGTGTCGTTATTGAAGTAAGTCTTGGCGGTGGGCAGCAGCTTCGAGAAAGCATACAGCGTGACCAGCGCGGCGGCGCCCCAGGCCGCGATCGACAGGATCTCGCGCATGAAGCCACGCACCATGGCAAGCAGGCCCGAAATCAGCATCACGCCGAGCAGGACGAGATCGAGTATCGTTATGGGCATCGGCTGGTCAGGTCCGCTGGTGCGTTTCGGTACGCTGTTAAGGGCTTACGCTGTTAAGGGCTCTCGCGAATCGGCGTCTCGGTGCCGTCCTAACTGAGGCGCATCGGGGGCATCCGGCAAGGCCGGAGCGCCGCCTGTCCCGCGCGGCGGATGTATAGC
The window above is part of the Bradyrhizobium sp. PSBB068 genome. Proteins encoded here:
- a CDS encoding SDR family NAD(P)-dependent oxidoreductase — its product is MTKPLASRIALVTGASRGIGYATSVALAKAGAHVVAVARTQGGLEELDDEIRKDGGSATLVPLSLTDYEGIARLGLALHERHGKLDILVGNAGTAGPSSPLGHIELKPWNDVMAINVTANFQLIRCMDPLLRQSDAGRAVFVTSGVAHKASAYLGPYAASKAALDALVRSWANETANTALRVNLFSPGPIRTRMRAQVFPGEDPMTLDTPDMAAEFIVPMCSPEWTETGKLYDYKARTLRTFQPPA
- a CDS encoding CvpA family protein; amino-acid sequence: MPITILDLVLLGVMLISGLLAMVRGFMREILSIAAWGAAALVTLYAFSKLLPTAKTYFNNDTVAAVVVVAGVFIGTLIVVSIITVRISDMILDSRIGALDRTLGFLFGLARGLLIVVVAFMFFTWLVPDKQRPDWVTGAKSRVVLQGTGDWLMSLLPDDPENTILKKFKKNKPDDDSAADTNDQATPASGDGYSKPARDSLKKLIEKPAGR
- a CDS encoding amidophosphoribosyltransferase, producing the protein MQTPSDHADQMDLDLGPTELQEHLRDNDFRYHPDLDGDTLREECGVFGIFGHSEAAAITALGLHALQHRGQEAAGIVSFDGSRFHSERRLGLVGDAFSRREVIDRLPGSAAVGHVRYPTTGGTGLRNVQPLFAELNAGGFAVGHNGNLTNGLTLRSELVKGGALMQSTTDTEVILHLVAQSKRTRFIDRFIEALRAIEGAYALVALTNKKLVGARDPLGIRPLVLGDLDGHPILTSETCALDMIGAKYVRDIEPGEIIVFDEKGAHSHKPFPPKPARPCIFEYIYFARPDSIVGGRSVYDVRKAFGAQLARESHPEVDVVVPVPDSGVPAAVGYSQYSGVPFELGIIRNHYVGRTFIQPTQTVRELGVRMKHSANRAAIEGKRIILIDDSLVRGTTSKKIVRMMRDAGAREVHFRLASPPILYPDYYGIDLPDRGGLLAATHSLEEMRDIIGADSLAFLSIDGMYRAMGYEGRDPASPKFADHCFTGAYPTHLTDQSETEPSPRQLSLLAEAS